One window of the Dasypus novemcinctus isolate mDasNov1 unplaced genomic scaffold, mDasNov1.1.hap2 scaffold_230, whole genome shotgun sequence genome contains the following:
- the PNMA8C gene encoding paraneoplastic antigen-like protein 8C — MLFGVKDIALLEHGCKALEVDSYKSLMILGIPEDCNHEEFEQTIRAPLRPLGKFEVAGKAFLEEDRSKAAIIRLAEDINYAVVPREIKGKGGVWRVVYMPRKQDVEFLTKLNLFLQSEGRTVEDVARVLRQELCPSGPGPSALPAAQGCAPGRGDVPGAGAAAGVGGGPPLDSTGGRKAGDGERGKRKHKKNRRRHHASDKKL, encoded by the coding sequence ATGCTGTTTGGCGTCAAGGACATCGCCCTGCTGGAGCACGGGTGCAAGGCCCTGGAGGTGGACAGTTACAAGTCCCTGATGATCCTGGGCATCCCCGAGGACTGCAACCACGAGGAATTCGAACAGACCATACGGGCCCCCCTCAGACCGCTGGGCAAGTTCGAGGTGGCCGGCAAGGCCTTTCTGGAGGAAGACAGATCCAAGGCGGCCATCATCAGGCTCGCGGAGGACATCAATTACGCCGTGGTCCCCAGGGAGATCAAGGGCAAGGGCGGCGTGTGGAGAGTGGTCTACATGCCGCGGAAGCAGGACGTGGAGTTCCTGACCAAGCTGAACCTCTTCCTGCAGAGCGAGGGCAGGACTGTGGAGGACGTGGCCCGGGTCCTGCGGCAGGAGCTGTGCCCCTCGGGCCCGGGCCCCAGCGCGCTGCCCGCCGCCCAGGGCTGTGCGCCCGGGCGGGGGGACGTGCCGGGGGCTGGAGCCGCcgcgggggtgggcggggggccgCCCCTGGACTCCACGGGAGGGAGAAAGGCCGGGGACGGCGAGAGAGGCAAGAGGAAGCACAAGAAAAACCGCCGACGGCACCATGCATCTGACAAGAAGCTGTGA